A window of Rhodothermales bacterium genomic DNA:
TAACGCAGGCGCATGCCGGGGCTGATCCGCCCGCCGGAGCCTCCGGTGCGGAATGTCCACTCGCCGTGCAAAGTCGGCAACAGCGTAACAGAGCGGACACTGATGGCGCCGGAAGCAAATGCGCGGACTCTTCGCTGACGAACAGCGTCACGGAGCGAGGGATGAGTTGCGGTCTGAATCGACGCGTCAATCCCGACGTCGCTCTTGACGTTGCGGATGACCTCCTGACTTCGCGAGAATCGGAGCGATGTCGAAGTGGTTCGTCCAGTGTCATCGACTCCCAGCTCCGGATTGGTGTACCGAAGCGACGACCGTTGCGTGCCGGCAGTGAATGTCGTCTCTCCAAAACGATAACTCATCCACGCGCGACGTATTTGATCTTCCTGTCGCTCGCTGGTCGCACCGGACCCGGACAGCCCGGGCAGACCCCGCTCCGCATTCATGAACCACCCCGCAACTTCGACGGTTGAGTTATCCCCAATCAGGACGAGTCGGGTCATCAGATTGGCATTTGCGCCGTCGGAGTTCTCTCGCGTTTTCGCTGCCGGTGACAAAGCGGTTCGATCGACATACGGAAAGTCGCCATCCACACGACGCACCTCGCCGGTTAGCAGTCCACGAAGTCGACCCCGACTTACCGTCAGACGGCCGGCGGCATCTCGCTCACCCCAGGCCCCTAGCCCCGTCGATACTCGCAGACCGGTCCGGTCGTACGGTGCCAGGGAGCGCAGGCTTATCACGCCGCCCACGGCGCTGCTCCCGACAAGGGAAGATGCTCCGCCATGCATGACATCGACCCCCGACAACATGGAAGCCGGAAGCAGTGAGAGATCCACCTGGCCAAGTTGTGGGTTTTCCAGTGGAAGGCCGTCCAGCAGTACGGCCGTCTGGCTCGGCCCTGTGCCCCGGAGAGTTACGCCGGCAGCCCCGTTTGTCCCGTACCGCCGTACAAAAATCGCTCCGTGACGACTCAGCGCCTCCGCCACCGTCCGTACTCCGGACCGTTGCAGCATATCGCTCGACAGGCGGGTAGTGTGCGCAGCGGTATCGTTGCCCGAAAGGGGCGACCGCAGATCCTCTACTGTAATGCCCGGAAGGACGTAGGTGCTGTCCGCCGCGAGGATCTGGCTGAAAGCCGGACCGATGCTGGCGCTGCACAGCAGCAGGTAGGCGCAGAAAAGCCTGAACATAAGAAAGCCCTGACCTCAATGACGAAGACAGGGTTATGCCAGCGATCGGATCGCACGACACCACCTGCCTCAAACCCCGGAGGTTGGCGTGAAGACACCCTGGCAGGTCTCCTGGCTTTACATGGATTGAACCGGTGGTGGCTCCGATAACAGCCTTCCCGTGCATCCTTGCACAGTGACTGCCCTCGTCTTAGCGACCACCTCCACGCTTTACAGTTGCGGGTACAGCTCCGGAATCGGCTTACGCCTCACCGGATTCCCAATTAATCGTGTCGGAACCAGAGGTCATGTAAATGAACTGCCTGAAGTGTATCGGGCTCGACGAAGAAATCCAAGTCTTTCGACACAAATTCGCTGCGACCGGGCTCCTACTACAACTCCACAGACTCGCCGTAGTCGGGAATCACGACATTGTCGAATCCACTCTCCAGCAGTGCTGATTTGAGCGGCTCCTGACGAACGGGATCCCCGTGCACAAGGAACGTCTTGCGGATCCGCTTCACGTCTGACTTCGAGAGAAACTCGATGAGCCCCGGCTGATCAGCATGCGCCGAGTAGCTGTTCTTGACTACAACCTCTGCGCGGAGCTTGTAGCTCTCCCCAAAGATGCGCACCTCGGGAGTGCGGTCGACAATCCTCTTGCCCAGCGTATGATCCGCACAGTAGCCGACGATCATGACCGTATTTCGGTCGTCCTCAATGTTGTTGCGAAGATGGTGCAGGATCCGCCCGGCCTCGCACATGCCTGACGCCGAGATAATCACCATCGGAACCCGACTTCCGTTCAACTCCTTTGACTTCTCCGCAGCGCGAACATATGACAGACGATCAAACCCGAAGGGAGTGTCATCCGACATGAGATACTCCTGGAGCGTGGAGTCGTAGCACTCCGGATGCGAGAGGTAAACGCCCGTCGCTTCGATAGCGAGCGGGCTATCGACGTAGACCGGGATGGGTGGCAACCGATCCTCATTCCACAGTTGATCGAGGGCATGAACGATCTCCTGCGTTCGGCCAACAGCAAATGCGGGGATGATGACCTTTCCCCCTCGACCACTTGTTCTCTTAACGACCTCTGCCAGATCCTCCTTGGCACGATCGGCGGGCTCGTGCACCTTTCCACCGTAGGTAGATTCGGTGATCAGAAAATCGCAGTCCTCCATCGCCTGTGGATCCCGGAGAATCGGGCGACCCGAACTGCCCACGTCGCCGGTGAAACCCAGTCTGGTTTCTTTTCCGTTCTCTGTAACGGTGAGTACCATTGTCGCGGAGCCGAGGATATGGCCGGCGTCACGATATTCGACGCTGACACCTTTGGCGGGTGAGAATCGTTGGCGGTAGCCAACACCCACGAAGAGATCCAGCACCTTTTCTGCGTGCTCTCGCAGGTAGAGGGGCTCGCGGGGCGGCTCCCCGTGTTTTGCACGGATCTTGTTCACGAACCGGATGTCTTTTTCCTGGATATGTGCGCTGTCGAGCAGCATCAGCGCACAGAGCGAATAGGTGGCGTGCGTTGCCCAGATCTTCCCTCTGAAACCCTCCTTGTACAGCTTCGGCAGCAATCCTGAGTGGTCGATGTGGGCATGAGATAACAATACCACGTCGATTTTCGATGGATCAAACAGAAACCTCTGGTTCATTTCGTCGGCTATGGCGCGTCGCCCCTGGAACAGCCCGCAATCAAGCAAGAGCGTCGTACCATCCGCCAGTTCCACGAGGTGTTTCGAGCCCGTTACTGTCTTCGCCGCACCGCAAAAAGTGATTCTCATAGATACTCCGGGTAAGCCATCCAATTCTTCGCCTCACGGCGACGAAGTTAACGACATGGTGCTCCGAGTGCCAGACTTCCGTCGTTGCGCATCGTGATACCCGATCCTATACTTCGCAATAGATCAGGCCGTCTCAGTAATCGAAGATCGCCGTGCCCGAACCGCATCATCTGGACGTCAGGAACCCCTGCGGTGGCATCATGATGTGTGCGCTCTTTCTTTGTCTCCTGCAATCGTGTACGTCTGCCGTGAATACCGATGCCCTGAAGAGTGAGATTGCAGCGGTGCTTGCCGAATATCCGGACGCGGAAGTGGGTGTGTCTATTCGCGATCGGTCAAGAGAAGTCACGATTGATGTCAGTGGCGACCTCGTGTTTCATGCGGCCAGCACGATGAAGATCGCGGTCATGATTGAGTTGTATCGCCAGTCGGCCGAAGGCTATTTCGGACTGGATGATTCTCTGCAGATCACGAATGAGTTCTCTTCCATCGTAGACGGCTCCACCTTTTCTATTGAGGAGGACAGCGACACCGAGATCTACTCCATGCTTGGCCAGCGTGTGCCGATTCGCAGCCTGGTCTACCGACTGATAACCAGCTCTTCAAATCTCGCAACGAACATCCTCATCAACCTCGTAACGGCGGACAGCGTCCAGGCAACGATTGAGAGGATGGGGATCCGGCACATGGAGGTGCTCCGAGGTGTTGAGGATCTCAAAGCGTTCGACGCGGGCATGAACAACACGACGACCGCTGCGGATCTGGCGTTGCTGCTTGAGGCCTTGCGAGATGGTGAAGTTGTTTCGTCCGCGGCCAGTGCCGAGATGCTGGAGATAATGTCCGACGTGCCGCTTGAGATGATCATGGCCAATCGTGGCGAAAGTGGACGCGTGGCACACAAGACCGGGATGATCACGGCCCATCACCACGACGCCGGCATTGTTTTTCCGGACAACGAACAACCCTATATCCTGGTGATCCTCACGCGCGGAATTGCTGAGGACCAGGAATCGACGAGAATGGGGAGGGAAATCTCCGAAGTGGTCTATCGCCATCTCAGGGGATAGGCTGTACCAGAATGACCGAGCCCGGAGTCCGGGGTAGGCAGGAGCGGCACAATTGCGCGAAGGGACCGGCAAGCATGAGCTTGAGGCCAAGATCGAGAAGGGTCGTGGTGGCGGCGCGTTCGTTACAATTCCTTTCGACGTCGGGATTGTCTTTGGCGCAAAAGGAAGAGTACCCGTAGTCGCGACGTTCGACGGCGAGGTCTACCGTGGCTCGATCGCGCCGATGGCCGAGCATCACGTCCTCGGAATAGTCAAGGAAATCCGCGGGAAGGTCGGCAAGGACGTGGGCGACCTCGTTCAGGTCGTGATCAAGCGAGATCTGGAGGAGCGAAAAGTCGACGTGCCCGCTGACCTCGAGATGGCTTTGAGATCCGACTCCACCGCTCGGGAGTTCTTTCGCAGCCTCAGCTACACGGGCCAGAAGGAGTATGCCCGTTGGATTACGTCCGCCAGGAAGGCCGAAACGCGGAGGCGTCGGATTGAGAAGGCCGTCGAAATGCTGGCCGACGGTCGAAAACTATAGCGGGCTCAGCGGACGCGCCTCGCAATTCTCCTGGCCTGCTCTTCGGCGTCGGTCTTTTCGGGAAGATCCAGTTGGGGCCGGTCCTGGCCGGCCGACACGAGATCCCAGTCGACGCTCGTGACGATAGTCTCGAGATTCTGTACCCGCTGTTGCAGGTTCTTGCGGCTTTCTTCGGAAGCCTCAAGCTGCTTAGAAAGCTCGTCGACGGCACTTTCGAGCTGAGCAGCCGAAGTCCCGAGCTTGTCCTGCTTTGCCTTGAACTTCAGCCATTGCTCGAAGGCTCCGACGGCAATAGCCGCAAGGGGGATCAGGATCCAGAGTTCCATCTTTTGACCGCTGTGGCGAGCGCCTCCCGACTCCCGCGTGATTAACAACCCGGCGTCATCATGACTCCGAAAATATTACATTCTCCAGTAACACGTCAGCACCCGCTTCAAATTGCCCCGCATGTCGTTCTTCAGCAATATTCGGACTCGTCTCAGCAGCTTCCTGCCCTCGCCCGGTGTAGAGTCCGACAGCGACGACATGCGCCGATTCACGCAACTTGTCGGCCGGACTCCTCGCGAAGCGAAATGGTATAGACAGGCTTTGAGGCACCGATCTGTCCTTCAGGACGACAACGACTTCACGACGTCGAACGAGCGCCTTGAGTTTCTTGGAGACGCGATCCTCGGCCTCATCGTGGCCGAAGATCTGTTCAGCCGTTACCCGACAAAAGACGAGGGCTTCCTCACGAAGCTGCGAGCCCGGCTCGTCAACGGCAAGACCCTCGCACAGTGCGCCACATCGATTCAACTGGGAGACCACATCGAACTCAGCGAGAATATGGATCGGGGGGCCGGTCGAACCAACCGGAGCATACTTTCTGACACGTACGAGGCCATCATCGGCGCGATCTACCTTGATCATGGTCTTGAAGCGGCCCGGGAATTCATCACCCGCAGCTTGCTGCAGACCCTGGATATCGAAGAGCTGGCGCGGACCCGTGACAACTATAAAAGTCTACTCCTGGAATTAACCCAGGCTCGTGCCTGGCCACAGCCGGCTTATGGCGTCGTAACCGCCGAAGGCCCGGACCACGACAAGAGCTTCACGATAAAGGTATCTATCGGCGACCGTGACCTCGGAATCGGCCGGGCATCGAGCAAGAAGAGCGCTGAGCAGAAGGCCGCTCGCCAGGCTCTCGAGCGCCTGAACCAGGAACAATCCGAGGATTAGACTAGTCGCTCGCCGGCGGACCCTAATTCAAGTTCTCTTCCAGAACAGGGTTCGCGCGGTCTCGTTCAAGACGGGCCGATCGACACAGCAAATCTTTGAATTATGGCCATACAACTCGACTATACGGATCGATTCGTTTCTCGCCATGTTGGTCCGTCCGACAGCGAAGTCACTCAGATGCTGGCCGAGGTGGGGGTGGACTCTCTGGACGATCTGATCGATCGAACAATCCCATCGGACATTCGGGTTGACAAGCCTCTGAGTCTTCCGGAGCCGCGGAGTGAATACAAGCTGTTGGAGTACGCAGGTAAGGTCGCGTCCCGGAACACGGTGTTCCGATCGTACATCGGCATGGGGTATCACGACACGATTACACCTCCGGCCATTCTGCGCAACATCTTTGAGAATCCGGCCTGGTACACGCAGTACACACCCTACCAGGCCGAGATCGCGCAGGGTCGACTCGAGGCGCTGCTCAACTACCAGACGATGGTCATTGATCTGACCGGACTCGAGATTGCGAATGCGTCGCTTCTGGATGAGGGAACGGCAGCCGCTGAAGCGATGATGATGTTGCATCGCGTCACGCGGAAGTCAGATCGTGACACATTCTTTGTTTCGTCGCTCTGTCATCCGCAGACTATCGATATCGTGAAGACGCGCGCTCTTCCCATCGGTGTTCAGGTGGTAGTGGGCGATCACAGCGAGTTCACCTTCGACGACGGTGTGTTCGGAGCGCTGCTGCAGTATCCCGCGACGGACGGCGAAATATTTGACTACACCGACTTCTGCATTGACGCCCACGACAACGGCGCCCATGTGGTGGTCGCAGCCGACCTGATGAGTCTTGCACTCCTGACGCCGCCGGGCGAATTCGGCGCTGATGTAGCGGTGGGTAGCACTCAGCGATTTGGCGTACCGTTGGGCTATGGTGGGCCGCACGCCGCGTTCTTCGCGACCCGCGAGGAGTTCAAGCGCCAGATTCCGGGCCGCATCATCGGCGTGACGGTGGACTCCGCAGGCAACCGTGCGCTACGAATGGCGCTCCAGACGAGAGAACAGCACATCCGGCGCGACAAGGCAACGTCGAATATCTGTACAGCTCAGGTCCTGCTTGCAGTAATGGCCGGCATGTACGCGGTTTATCACGGACCCGACGGCATCCGAGCGATTGCAAATCGCATTCACAATCTGACCAGAACCCTTGGCAATGCGCTCGAGCGATTGGGCTACGACGTACGTCACCGGCACTTCTTCGACACGCTGCGCGTCGATGCAGCGCCCGAGGTCTCGGCGCAGATCATCGAAAGGGCTCTCGCGAAAAACATCAATCTCAGAATCTTCGAGGACTCGTCACTGGGCATTGCGCTCGACGAAACCACCAGTGCAGATGACCTGCGTGACCTCGTCGCCGTATTTGCCGGGGATCGCAAACCGGTTTTCGACCTGGCCAACATCACCGCTCTTACCGAGGACGGCTATCTAGGTCTCAACCGCCGCACGAGCGAATACCTGAGCCACCCGGTCTTTGACAGCTACCAGTCGGAAACGGATCTGATGAGGTACGCGAGTCGACTGGCGGCGCGAGACCTGTCGCTCACGACCAGCATGATCCCGCTGGGATCATGCACAATGAAACTGAACGCGGCAGCCGAACTCATGCCGGTGAGCTGGGGGCTTTTCGGCCGAATGCATCCCTTCGCACCGAAGGATCAGGCGGCAGGATACCAGACGATCTTCAGCGAGCTGGAGGCCTGGTTGGCAGAGATTACCGGCTTCGAGGCGGTTTCTCTTCAGCCGAATTCCGGAGCGTCCGGCGAGTACGCGGGACTGCTTGTCATTCGAGCCTACCATCATTCTCGTGGAGATCACGATCGAGACGTCTGTCTGATTCCCGAGTCTGCGCATGGCACGAATCCCGCCAGCGCGACGATGGCTGGAATGAAGGTGGTCGTTGTGAAGTGCGATCGTCACGGCAACGTCGATGTCGACGATCTCAAGGCGAAGGCCGAGGCCAACAAGGAATCACTGGCTGCGCTCATGATCACGTACCCGTCCACGCACGGGGTTTTTGAGAAGAAGATCCGGGAGATCTGCGAGACGGTTCATGTCAATGGCGGCCAGGTGTACATGGATGGCGCAAACATGAATGCGCAGGTCGGACTGTGCAGGCCGGGCGACTTCGGCGCGGACGTATGCCATCTCAATCTACACAAGACGTTCAGCATTCCCCACGGTGGCGGAGGACCGGGAATGGGCCCGATCGGTGTCGCCTCACATCTGGTGGAATACCTGCCGAATCATCCGGTCGTTGAGACCGGGGGCACGAGCTCTCTGGGCACCATCGCGGCCGCTCCGTACGGCAGTGCAAGCATTCTGTTGATATCGTGGGCCTACATCGCCATGATGGGCACCGAAGGACTGGAGCTCGCGTCGAAGACGGCGATTCTCAACGCGAACTACATCGCGAAACGCCTCGAGGCGCATTATCCCATCCTCTATACCGGAAAGACCGGGTTTGTCGCGCATGAATTCATTCTGGACCTGCGCGCATTCCGGGCGTCGGCCGGAGTATCCGAAGTCGATGTTGCCAAGCGGCTCATGGATTACGGCTATCATGCACCGACGATGTCCTGGCCCGTTGTCGGAACCATGATGATCGAGCCGACGGAGAGTGAATCGAAGGAGGAGCTCGACAGGTTCTGCGAGGCTATGATCTCCATTCGAACGGAGATACAGGAGGCCGAGCTCGGGGTCATGCCCTCTGAAGACAATCTCCTGGTCAATGCGCCGCATACGGTTGCGATGGTAACGGCCGACACGTGGGAGCATCCGTATTCACGCGAGAGGGCCGCATTCCCGACTTCGTGGACTCGTGAGCACAAGTTCTGGCCATCAGTGAGACGAGTAAACGACGCGTACGGCGATCGTCATCTCGTTTGTTCTTGTCCGCCCCTCGAGGACTACGCGGCCGAGCATGACCCGGCTTCGGCGTAGAATGGGCGGAGGCAGGGTTCAGGAATCCGACTCGTCCGACTTGCTTGCCAGCGTGTGCATGCGACCCGGAAGCGTCTTCCCGAGGAAGCGCTCCATGCGGAGTGCACAGGCGGACACTTTCCCGACGTCCACGCCGTTCCGGATGCCGAGCGCATTGAGCAGATAGACTGTGTCCTCCGTCGCGATATTCCCGGTCGCACCGGGAATAAACGGGCACCCTCCCATTCCGCCGAACGCCGTGTCGA
This region includes:
- a CDS encoding TonB-dependent receptor; the encoded protein is MFRLFCAYLLLCSASIGPAFSQILAADSTYVLPGITVEDLRSPLSGNDTAAHTTRLSSDMLQRSGVRTVAEALSRHGAIFVRRYGTNGAAGVTLRGTGPSQTAVLLDGLPLENPQLGQVDLSLLPASMLSGVDVMHGGASSLVGSSAVGGVISLRSLAPYDRTGLRVSTGLGAWGERDAAGRLTVSRGRLRGLLTGEVRRVDGDFPYVDRTALSPAAKTRENSDGANANLMTRLVLIGDNSTVEVAGWFMNAERGLPGLSGSGATSERQEDQIRRAWMSYRFGETTFTAGTQRSSLRYTNPELGVDDTGRTTSTSLRFSRSQEVIRNVKSDVGIDASIQTATHPSLRDAVRQRRVRAFASGAISVRSVTLLPTLHGEWTFRTGGSGGRISPGMRLRYDSLIRGLITLKGGLSTSFRMPTFNDLYWRGQGAVGNSRLSAEKGRTVDAGFLLTSRLANVEATAFYQTVQDQITWLPDDAGIWTPENIESVRNMGVESTVSQSIAVADNASMDVAAHHTLTYSRNRTDDTSSSNHPLRYVPRHVLNIDASFTWTFLRFGLSGRYVGRRYLTTDASEWVAAYTVLSGDLSGRFLTGFGSVNMGIYVENIGGVDYQMMYGYPMPPRSVRLQLSLTIQ
- a CDS encoding MBL fold metallo-hydrolase, which gives rise to MRITFCGAAKTVTGSKHLVELADGTTLLLDCGLFQGRRAIADEMNQRFLFDPSKIDVVLLSHAHIDHSGLLPKLYKEGFRGKIWATHATYSLCALMLLDSAHIQEKDIRFVNKIRAKHGEPPREPLYLREHAEKVLDLFVGVGYRQRFSPAKGVSVEYRDAGHILGSATMVLTVTENGKETRLGFTGDVGSSGRPILRDPQAMEDCDFLITESTYGGKVHEPADRAKEDLAEVVKRTSGRGGKVIIPAFAVGRTQEIVHALDQLWNEDRLPPIPVYVDSPLAIEATGVYLSHPECYDSTLQEYLMSDDTPFGFDRLSYVRAAEKSKELNGSRVPMVIISASGMCEAGRILHHLRNNIEDDRNTVMIVGYCADHTLGKRIVDRTPEVRIFGESYKLRAEVVVKNSYSAHADQPGLIEFLSKSDVKRIRKTFLVHGDPVRQEPLKSALLESGFDNVVIPDYGESVEL
- a CDS encoding serine hydrolase; protein product: MNTDALKSEIAAVLAEYPDAEVGVSIRDRSREVTIDVSGDLVFHAASTMKIAVMIELYRQSAEGYFGLDDSLQITNEFSSIVDGSTFSIEEDSDTEIYSMLGQRVPIRSLVYRLITSSSNLATNILINLVTADSVQATIERMGIRHMEVLRGVEDLKAFDAGMNNTTTAADLALLLEALRDGEVVSSAASAEMLEIMSDVPLEMIMANRGESGRVAHKTGMITAHHHDAGIVFPDNEQPYILVILTRGIAEDQESTRMGREISEVVYRHLRG
- a CDS encoding DUF1905 domain-containing protein, encoding MREGTGKHELEAKIEKGRGGGAFVTIPFDVGIVFGAKGRVPVVATFDGEVYRGSIAPMAEHHVLGIVKEIRGKVGKDVGDLVQVVIKRDLEERKVDVPADLEMALRSDSTAREFFRSLSYTGQKEYARWITSARKAETRRRRIEKAVEMLADGRKL
- the rnc gene encoding ribonuclease III produces the protein MRRFTQLVGRTPREAKWYRQALRHRSVLQDDNDFTTSNERLEFLGDAILGLIVAEDLFSRYPTKDEGFLTKLRARLVNGKTLAQCATSIQLGDHIELSENMDRGAGRTNRSILSDTYEAIIGAIYLDHGLEAAREFITRSLLQTLDIEELARTRDNYKSLLLELTQARAWPQPAYGVVTAEGPDHDKSFTIKVSIGDRDLGIGRASSKKSAEQKAARQALERLNQEQSED
- the gcvP gene encoding aminomethyl-transferring glycine dehydrogenase; the protein is MAIQLDYTDRFVSRHVGPSDSEVTQMLAEVGVDSLDDLIDRTIPSDIRVDKPLSLPEPRSEYKLLEYAGKVASRNTVFRSYIGMGYHDTITPPAILRNIFENPAWYTQYTPYQAEIAQGRLEALLNYQTMVIDLTGLEIANASLLDEGTAAAEAMMMLHRVTRKSDRDTFFVSSLCHPQTIDIVKTRALPIGVQVVVGDHSEFTFDDGVFGALLQYPATDGEIFDYTDFCIDAHDNGAHVVVAADLMSLALLTPPGEFGADVAVGSTQRFGVPLGYGGPHAAFFATREEFKRQIPGRIIGVTVDSAGNRALRMALQTREQHIRRDKATSNICTAQVLLAVMAGMYAVYHGPDGIRAIANRIHNLTRTLGNALERLGYDVRHRHFFDTLRVDAAPEVSAQIIERALAKNINLRIFEDSSLGIALDETTSADDLRDLVAVFAGDRKPVFDLANITALTEDGYLGLNRRTSEYLSHPVFDSYQSETDLMRYASRLAARDLSLTTSMIPLGSCTMKLNAAAELMPVSWGLFGRMHPFAPKDQAAGYQTIFSELEAWLAEITGFEAVSLQPNSGASGEYAGLLVIRAYHHSRGDHDRDVCLIPESAHGTNPASATMAGMKVVVVKCDRHGNVDVDDLKAKAEANKESLAALMITYPSTHGVFEKKIREICETVHVNGGQVYMDGANMNAQVGLCRPGDFGADVCHLNLHKTFSIPHGGGGPGMGPIGVASHLVEYLPNHPVVETGGTSSLGTIAAAPYGSASILLISWAYIAMMGTEGLELASKTAILNANYIAKRLEAHYPILYTGKTGFVAHEFILDLRAFRASAGVSEVDVAKRLMDYGYHAPTMSWPVVGTMMIEPTESESKEELDRFCEAMISIRTEIQEAELGVMPSEDNLLVNAPHTVAMVTADTWEHPYSRERAAFPTSWTREHKFWPSVRRVNDAYGDRHLVCSCPPLEDYAAEHDPASA